The Candidatus Nitrosotalea sinensis genomic interval CTTTTGGTTTTAAGAGATATTGTTGCAGATCTATGATTTTGACATCAGTTGAAACAATTCATCAAGTAATCCCATTTTACGAAGCTATTAAACGAAGAGAACAAGAAGTAAGATCTGAATTAGAATAGAATGCCACGGATCACATCGATAACGGGCAGAATATTATACAATAGCAGAGGAAGTAAAACAATAGAAGTTGATGTAATAT includes:
- a CDS encoding DNA-directed RNA polymerase subunit N; the encoded protein is MLIPVRCFTCGNLIADKFKEYQSRVKGGEDPGKVLDSFGFKRYCCRSMILTSVETIHQVIPFYEAIKRREQEVRSELE